From the genome of Mastacembelus armatus chromosome 5, fMasArm1.2, whole genome shotgun sequence:
AGCAGACCAAGCTCATAATTATGTCATTGTAAACTCACCCTCCCATTGGTCAGAGATGCTGTGGTTCGGTCTGCATCTAGACAGGACACCCTTTCCaaaaaaaccctgaaacacCAAGAAACCAGAAATCGGTCAAAGATACCAAACTCAAAATACCGATTTGGATCAGAACCGGCTCCGGACCCGGTTAAATTCCCAGCATTTCTCCACGGTGATCCGGGAAGGTTAAAGCAGAACCGTGACTGGGTCAGCCCTGACCTGCGTAACCCAATTGGCTCTGGTTTTAGTGGGTATTAACCCTGACCTGGTTTTAGGGGATGCGGAGGAACTCAGACCTGGTTGTGTATCTTCTGGATATGGTCCGGATGACACACTAGCACATGTTGGTTGATGAGCTGCGCCCTGAAGTGGCTCCTCTGCTCCGGGACCCGGCTAACCGGTAGCGGGGCTTCATACTCTTCTTGCACCCGGGCGCGTCGCCGGGGAGCCCGAAACTCTGCCTGCATGCTACCGAGACCGTGTGAGACCCGGTGGGACTGCAGGAATCCTGTGGAACCGGACAGTATCAATGTTTCTGCTACTCCGACCGACTTTATTTTGCTGTCGGACGCTATGGTGTTACAAAAACATGTGCCCGGGTGGAACTGTCCATGTGTTCTGCGAGTTCCTCCGCATACTTCTTTTTTAGCTGCATCTCTACTTATGTTGCATTGATAacaattattgttttaaaataaccaGTGATGACCTTATAAACGAGCATTGCACCTACTATTGTTTAGAACATCTACGATATTTTTCATGCGCTCTGCAATAACAGATGTTCCACCAGTTGTTCACATAGCTCACACATTCCATTAAGATACTTCCCTCTTTTATACAATGAATAGTTTCATCCTGTGTGGCCCTTCTTTAAACGAGTTAGTACAATTTCATCCTATCTAATGCCTCTCCATTCACACCTTTTATTTCAAAACTATTTATTGTAATATGTAGGTGGAATtctctagaggttgagtcatgtcaactggacttctagttaTAGTATGTTTAGTAAGCCCACCCAGCTTAGCAGCAGCCTCTTTATTTCCCTCCAACATGGACAAATTAATCTTTCTcgtttgcttttgttttctactCACAGTTTACTTCCTCCTGTTCCTGTTTGTATTACATCCAGTGTTGTGCACATTAGTGAAAATTCTTCTTTTGAtcattttgaacttttttttaggTGAAATTGAAGtattaaactaaatgtttgttacttgttacatatttatatacacCACTGACAAGTTATAGAAACTtgaaaacacaactgaaaatctttactttattttgacttttttctcaATTATggaatgtttttcagtttttttgtagATTGCATGTAATGTGAATGGTATATAATGATTGTTTCTGGGAGCCCGCACTACTAGACAAACAATAAAGTTATAacagttttttatattaatttagaTGAACTAACAGACACTCTGGTCTGAAGATTCTAAAATCCCTCCAACTGCTTGTCCAATAGAAAAATATCAATGAAATTCTAAATTGTGTGACGATTCACAGTGACTGCACCTGTAAATGCCTCGTAAATTATTTAAAGGCAGGTAATAAGTCAGGTTGTGTTGTGGATatgctgtatgtgtgcagtgACACTACAACTGTGAGATATTACAGTAGCAAAATTGGAAACTGACATAAAAACCCccaaaagacaagaaaaatatatttaagtcTTTAATCTGTCAAAGGTTTCCTAACTGGTGGATATACActttcatttattataaaacagTTACCTTTATGAGACAGGACTACTGTTTTCACAgcttaaacatgtttctgtcaaCACAGGAAAATATATGAATACACACAGAACATTTGCATACCACAAATATCCACCCATCTGTAatgtttactgaaaaaaaactCCAGTCCAGTACATAGTGGCACATCTCTGATGGGACTACAGACCAGGATCCATCTGTTTCCTAAATCTGGTTTGGAGCAGGACCCAGTTTGCTCCTCTTATGCATCAGCAAACATTGAGTCAAACAGGAATCATTTGCTGTAAAATGTAACTTACCTGCATTGTTTAAAACCACAACCTGTTGCTCTGACAATATTTTCTGGATGGAAAATATTCAGCTGCATCACAGAAAAGACGTTTATCTCTTTGTTTCCAGTCCAGGTGGCCAACTTCGGGTTGGAAAGGACTGTTGCCCATGGAGTCAGATACAATTTGCCATATTTGGTTGAAGTGTCTCACCTGCTGGAGGCAGTCTGTCTTCTCACCACAGACCAGATGTCTGTGTAACTGGGATCAGTTTCCATGGTAACTGAAGACAGCCTGGTTCAGCTCTCCTGATGAAACAGGATTCACTGGTTTAACTGGTGAAAGGTGGGTCCTCTTGGTGGTCCTCCTGCCGGTCCACCATGTAGTAATGGTATCTCTGGATGTGCCGGTATAGTGTGGTGTACTTTGAGACCCTCCTCATCCTTGGCAAGATGAAGGTATGAGTGAACGTGTCTTTGCTTAGAGAGCCCCGCCCCTCCGCTGCAAGGACACCATTAatgaagcaaagacaaaaagtgAAGCAGTTATGGTGGTCGTCATCGAACctgggagacagacaggtgagacggTTTGAAAGCgacacagatggacagacagagacacaggtggacagacagagagacgcgtggtcagacagagaaacagatggacagacagagagagaggtggacagacagagagaggtggaTAGACAGGgatggacagagacacaggtggacagacagagacacaggtggTCAGACAGAGAAactgatggacagacagagacacagatggacagacagagacacaggtggacagacagagacacaggtggacagacagagacacaggtggtcagacagagacacaggtggtcagacagagaaacagatggacagacagagacacagatggacagacagagacacaggtggacagacagagacacaggtggtcagacagagacacaggtggtcagacagagacacaggtggacagagagaaacagatggacacagagacacagatggacagacagagacacaggtggacagacagagacacaggtggacagacagagacacaggtggtcagacagagaaacagatggacagacagagacacaggtggacagacagagacacaggtggTCAGACCGAGAGACAGGATGAATAATGGATGAACCCCTAGTCATATTTCTATGGTTATTTTGTGAAAGTAACACATGATAATTCAGAGACAGTATTACTGCGATGTAGCTAAGTTCTCTTAAATGACGGTAGCTAGTGATAtataatttattacattttagtaGTAATTTCCCCAACACTATTTATACCAGATGTGAGGTTCACCTCTCCCAATAGTAAAATGCACCTGTGCCAGGCGGGGTCCCACATGGGTCCGTCAGAAAAGCGGTCCAGGTACTGGTCCCACTGAGCCAGCAGGTGGAACGTGTCCGGACGGACCAGAGGAACACTGACGCAGCACTCCCACCCGCTCTGGTCTCTACAGACACCACTGCGAGTGTAGTTGTACACAACACCTGTACACAGGTAAAACAGTTTAGATCCTTGTGTCACACATCTGAGCTTTAGCACCCAGTTCAGCACAGTCCAGTTTTTTTCCCATGAAGAAATGTAGCATATGTTTCTATAAAACATATGTCTTGAGAGGAGGAGTCACAACAAACACCACCCATGACCCCTGGGTCCTGACCTCTGACTGCTGAGTCTGACCCCTGAACCCTGACCCCTGAATCCTACCTTTGGTGTTGGAGATGCCAGTGTGCAGATCTGATGTCCCATCAAACTCTCTGAAGAACAAACAGTATCAAAAACGCCGGTTAGACTGGTTTACACTGGGTGAGACTAAGTTAGACTGGAGTTTTCCAGGAacttaaacatttcttttcatctgGTCGTTAATGTgataatttcacatttaaacagaaacattttaattaataacaaaaaatTAAAGTTTGCTGCACAGTCTGACTGTATCACCTGTTAGGGCCTGTGTATatctatctgtgtgtatttacGTGTATGCATATTTACCCATGTCTGCGTATATCttcatgtgtgtatttacctgTCCAGGTTGTTGTGTGCTGGTGCAACAAGCAGGCAGCAGGAGCTCTTGTGTCCGTTGTTGAAGGGGGATGGGAGGCTGACCGGCGCCTCCTGGAGTCTGCTCCCCCTCAGCTCCTTCCCACAGCTTGGACACTCGTCTGGCACTGAGAAACAGAAGATTTCCTTCTGACAGTGGCTCAGGCGGATGACAGTGTTCTCCATATGCCTTTTGTATCTCTTCAACTCCACCTGTGTCCTCGTCCTTTATCTTGTCCAGTCCTTGTTGTAGTTAGTCCTTCTTCTtactcctctctcctctgtgacttgttttcttcttctcctctcctctgtcacacctgGAGTACAGCCTATCAGATGACATCACTGCCTGGCTCTGGCCTATCAAGTTGCTGTCGGTCTCAGACAGACAGTCATGTGACCCAGCTCACCTGTGGTTGCTTCATGGTGAACATTGGACCTTTGGACTGTGTTGACATCATCGTCATGGAAACCACTGTTCACCTGATAGTGTCTGTCTCACTGTAACAATGGAAAGATTTAGACTTATCCTCTTAGAGAAGAAATAATTAATCAATTCATTATTAATTTGCATCAACTAATCATCTGATTTTGTACCTACATTAGTCAGTGGGGGAAAAGTTATCATCTACCAGAAAGTACAAAagagttgtgttgtttttttataagtGGAGGaggaatacatttttttttacatggcaTCTATACCAGTGATATGACCagtgtaaataaacaaacatgcacattaaatataaataaatggaccatccaaaaaaagaaaatactaaaatatgtCATGTTGAGTGACGTTCAGGATAAAACGTGATCTGTTTGGTTCAGACTTAATGCAGGTCAATGCTTTTCCATCTCACCTGTCAGCTCAGGCGTGTCTGATAACATGGCAACCAAACAGACACAAGTAGAAGAAACACACTGTCACGTTTCCACACGTGACCACACTGTAACACGCACCTCagcaaagtaaatgtttttatttctaaccCAATGTGCATgttaacatttactgttttcagAAACATGCATTCATCTGACTGCAGACAATGAATAATGAACAAATGAATCTCTGACTTAAGGCTCACTGGAAGGAGCAGCAAGTCCCCTTATATTCACCATCTTCCTACTGCAGATATGTGAATAATAATTCTCTGTATGTTAAACATCTGCACAGTCGGCAGAGAGCCTTCACAGCAAAGAGACCAACATGAGACATGATCTCAGGGAATGTGCGAGAGTTGGATATTTCCAGTAAACACTCATTAAACTCACTaattaaatgaaacacaaaatcaattaaaattaaacaatcaatgtaaaattaaatataaaataaaaaggaaaactaaataaattaatatgAATCAAATAATTAAACTCCCCCTAAAAtacaatcaaataaaaaatcaactcttaaaactaaaataaatagaaGCAAAGTAAAGCATTtcataaaaaataagaataaatacaaatgtattattatataaGAGGGAAAGTGTtccaaaattcaaaacaaatgtaaagtcacagaaaatagaaataagaaGTATAAGTACTTAAACCTGGTATTTAGGTCCAGGAGACAATACTGAGCTGCTCAATTACCTACcggaaccttcctgctgtgactgcggGGCTCAGTCGGATCTGTTTCAACGGGACACCGAAGTGACAACCTCAGCTCGTCTACCTGAAGCTAAACGAGGAAGATGAGCACCAAACAGGTGACCTGCAGGTGAGTGTGTTGGCCAGTCGGTCACTTGTCCGTTCCTACCTGTGCTTTGTCTCGCGCTGTGTTTCTGAGCGATCAGATTGCGGACGCGTTAGCATCGTGCTAATGTTTTTAGCCGTTAGCTCGTGTGTCACTGTagctaaactaaactaactaactaaccaGTTGGCTAACCAGCTAACTAACTGACCAACCAGCATCCATTAGAAAATTAACTTATTCTTCAAGTTTTTGACTTTTGGAACAGAAACCGCGCAGAGTCTCAGGCTCAGCTTCTCcgttgtgttttagtgtgtggtTAGAAATAATGCCCGAAAGGTGAAGCTGGTCTTAACCTTGTCTGACAAAGGTGAAATGGTTGATACTTGAAAATATTTTAGGTGCTTAAGAGCCAACAGAGGCCGCTAGACAGGTTTGGGCTCCAGGTTGCTGAGGAAGTTCTGGAAGTCCTTATAAATGGTTCCTCGTGGGGTTCTAAAGGAGTCTTGACCAGGTGTCCAGCAGGATCCGGGTGTTCTTCAGTAAGAagtctgaagcagcagcaggtgtaacagttgtgttgtgtttcaggtACTTCCTCCATGGTGTGTGCAGGGAGGGCAGTCGCTGTCTGTTCTCTCACGACCTGAACAATAGTAAACCCTCCACTGTCTGCAAGTTCTACCAGAGAGGAACGTGTGCCTATGGAGAACGCTGCAGGTAAGGCTCATCTGACTGATAATTCACCTGAAGGGTAATATTAACCTGAAACACCTGACAAGGTAAAACATAACAGGTATGTAACCGTTTTACTTTGTCAGGTAAAACACAGATAAGTGAACACTTGTGTGTATTCAGGTGTGTGATCTGTCTCCAGGTATGACCACATCAAGCCCAAAGGTGGAGTGGGAGGAGCTTCAGAGGAACCAGCAGGGGCAGCTGGAGGCGGGGCTTCAGTCAGAGGTGGAATGAAGAGGACGCTGGTTCTGAGAGATAGAGGTGACTACAGATTTCACGTGCTCAGAGCCAGTCTTCAGATGTGTTCAACACCTGTCCCTCTGTGGACCTGGTAGTGTTTTAGTCAGAGCTGTGTCACTTCCAGTCGGCCCTTGTGCTGCGTTTGATGCACATTGGGGGTCAGAAATATTCCGAATCCCAAAGCTCAAAGCGTTCCATGATTCGCTAGGCTGACTGTGATAGGTTTGTCCTCTCAGGTGTGAGTGTGAAACGGGAAGATGAGggttttattcatttcactGTGAAACCAGTTCTGTGGCTGCTGCATACTGAGCAGGTACCCATGTTTTTCAGTGTCCACAGCAGAGAACGAGGCGTCACTTCCTTTACGAGGCAGTTTGCCTTCTTTGAGCGTCTTCACGAGGGAGTTATGTTGATCCTCAAAGGAGGTGCCTTCCCATCTCTCTGGTCCTGGGGATAGGGGTGTGTTGCGTCTGAATTTATTAATACAGCCTTAGGCCCTGACACTCAGCCCCGCAGCAGCTAAAACATCTCCCTAGTCCTCTGTTGTAAAGCAGGACATGAGGCCAGTTATTACTCTTTGTAATATGAACAACACATAGCAGTCCAGAGCAGGAAATACCTGAGAACCAGTAATTGAACAGAAAAGGTCCAGGCCATCTTAAATTGAACTTGCTGTCTCCTGTCTCCAAGTCCTGGGTGTTGACAGTATGTTTGGGGGTCCAGCCCACTCTTTGGTGTCAGAGGTCGCAGCAGCTCCTCAGTCGTATGTGGATGCCATCAGGTCGGGTCTTGACGCTTCAGTACAGGAACAAGGTTGGACACAATGAGTACTGCATATTCTGATTGGCTAATGGTTGTTTATGATGAGGTGCTGATggtcatttttatgtttaccTGTGCTCTATGTAGCCACTCCCCCAATTGACGGGGCTTACCAGAACCTCCCCCCACTGTGTCCATATGCCGCCGCAGGACACTGTTACTATGAAGAAGGCTGTACGTATCTCCACGGTGACCAGTGTGAGATGTGTGGGCTGCAGGTCCTCCACCCCCATGACCCTGAGCAGAGGAGAGTGCACGAGAAGGTGCGcacatcattttgtttaatgtgatCGGGGTAAATGGAGCAGTGTGCTTTGTCATGTGTCGGTGGATTTATTCAGTCTGGTGCTGAGATTCGTTTCTGTGTCGTTTGAAAACCCATTGATAGAAAAAAAGACTTTCATATAGACATGAATGAAACTCAGTGgcaggtctgtgtgttgtgtgtgtccgCAGATGTGTCTGCTGGATTTTGAGGCCGACATGGAGAAGGCGTTTGCATCCCAGCTCAGCCAGGACAAGGTGGGATCACTCAGTCACTGATTGATTATGGCATTGACAACTATTGTCAATTGATGTCATTGATAACTATTATTGTTGTTCAGGTGTGTTCCGTCTGTATGGAGGTGGTGGTGCAGAAGGCCAACCCGTCAGACCGCAGGTTCGGCATTCTGTCTTCCTGCTCTCACACCTTCTGTCTGGCCTGCATCCGACAGTGGCGCTGTACCAAAAACTTCAGCAACAAGATCATCAAGTAAGAATCACAGAGTCCTGGATGAGACCTGAGGTCAGGACAGGTTCTGTGGGGTCAAGTCAAGTAGCTTTTCTTGTTGTTTCAACCACATACAGTCAGCAGCATTCCTCCAGGAACCATAAAgacaatacaaaaaatacacaagCCTACACATCTGACAATTAGACAAAGAGCCCTAAGCTACGTAATGTGGACGAGGGCATGTGTGCAGGTAGCGCAGACACATGAGGTCCACTGGTACAGTTAATTGCACTCAGTCAGGAAAGGAGAGCTTCAATGAAtctggaaaaaaatgcaaaagattTAGTGGTGTTgagattagtgtgtgtgtgtgtgtgtgtgtgtgtgggtgtgggtgtgtcaGTCTAGTCCATGGGGATTGAGAAGTCTGAGGGCTTGTGGGAAGAAACTGGTTCAGAATCTGGTTATTCAGTCCCCTTTTCGAGATGGCAGAAGTgtaaagagtgtgtgtggtcacCTACAATGCTCGTGGCTTTGCAGATGCAGTGTGTGGTTTAAATGTGTctgatggagggaggagggacaTCGATGATCCTCTTTGCTGTCCAGACTATGCAAGGTAGAGTCTTGCGATCCATGACGGTGCAGGTCCCAAACCAGgcagtgctgcagctgctcagggtGCTTTTTATAGTACCTCTATAGGAGGGGGGTCAGGGCGGGGTTTGAGGGTCTGGGGTAAGGTCTGAGATCTTGACAGTTTCTTTGTCTCAGGTCATGTCCAGAGTGTCGTGTCGTTTCTGAATTTGTCATCCCTTCGGTTTACTGGGTGGAAGACCAGGATGACAAAAACCACCTCATAGACCTCTTCAAGTCTGGAGTAAGGTGAGCTACCTGTCTGTGCTAGAGCAACCACGCCCACCTGCTCCTTTCCAGCCAATGAAATCATGCTGCTGTTTCCAAACGTTCAGGCTTTAAGTGCTTAAGTCTCTTCACTAATGAGAAAATCTGGTTTCCACTttccaacaaaaacataaaaattctTTGGATCAGAGAATGTTGTTATAAAGCTCCGCtctttgtggttttatgttgaACCAGACGATTAATTtcctcagtttgttttatttgtgttgtgctCTCTGAGTTAGAACCTCAGGTTCTGTTCTGCTCTGTCTGCAGTAAAAAGGCCTGTAAGTACTTCGATCAGGGCCGTGGTTCGTGTCCGTTTGGAGGGAAGTGTTTGTATCTTCATGCTTTCCCAGACGGGACCCGAGCAGAACCTGACCGACCGCGCAAGCAACTGAGTTCCGAGGGGAACGTCCGGGTCAGAGACCATAGCTGCCATTTTGATTCAGAGTTGTAGTCCATCAGCTCTGTGCTCCTGGGATTTGTAGTTTATaatgactgtttttgtttctttgctcaGTTCATGAACAGCGTCCGTTTGTGGGATTTCATCGAGGAACGTGAGCAGCACTCAGCCCCGCCCCTGCCGTCTCAtaatgatgacatcacagagctcaGGGAGCTGTTCATGCAGATGTCAGGGCCGAGCCACGAGGGGCCGGAGACCCCGCCCACTGCGAGCCAATAGAGACCCGTAGAGACCAGCTCGAGTCTTATGACCTCTCTGCAGCTCTGGTGTCCATAagtttaattaattattgaCAATGTGTTTATCGTGTAAATAAGTAAAGAGTAAAGTCGTCTGGGTTGTCcttaattttatttacattttcagaaacagaCATGCCACCCCCAGCAGACCCTGAACAAATATCACAGACAGAAACTAGAAAGTGGAACAAGGGAAGGAAGGAACTGAACTGGAAGTTATTTGTAGctgtcctttttgttttggattATCTATGATGTGTGAGCGAACACTGAGTGTGATTTCATGCAGTATCCACCTGTCGTCTGCAGAGTCAGAAAAAAGCAGCGAGCACAGATTCAGAGCCAGCGATGAAGCTGCACAGGATCACAGAGAGAATCTGCAGAGATCCCCGAAGCCCTTACAGCACCAAGTGGAGCAAGATTAAAGAAAAGTGGAGTTTGATCAATCAACTGAACAAATGAAGATTCAGgcccgacacacacacaggcacattaTGGCGCA
Proteins encoded in this window:
- the LOC113130587 gene encoding MKRN2 opposite strand protein isoform X2 gives rise to the protein MENTVIRLSHCQKEIFCFSVPDECPSCGKELRGSRLQEAPVSLPSPFNNGHKSSCCLLVAPAHNNLDREFDGTSDLHTGISNTKGVVYNYTRSGVCRDQSGWECCVSVPLVRPDTFHLLAQWDQYLDRFSDGPMWDPAWHSGGAGLSKQRHVHSYLHLAKDEEGLKVHHTIPAHPEIPLLHGGPAGGPPRGPTFHQLNQ
- the mkrn2 gene encoding E3 ubiquitin-protein ligase makorin-2, whose amino-acid sequence is MSTKQVTCRYFLHGVCREGSRCLFSHDLNNSKPSTVCKFYQRGTCAYGERCRYDHIKPKGGVGGASEEPAGAAGGGASVRGGMKRTLVLRDRVLGVDSMFGGPAHSLVSEVAAAPQSYVDAIRSGLDASVQEQATPPIDGAYQNLPPLCPYAAAGHCYYEEGCTYLHGDQCEMCGLQVLHPHDPEQRRVHEKMCLLDFEADMEKAFASQLSQDKVCSVCMEVVVQKANPSDRRFGILSSCSHTFCLACIRQWRCTKNFSNKIIKSCPECRVVSEFVIPSVYWVEDQDDKNHLIDLFKSGVSKKACKYFDQGRGSCPFGGKCLYLHAFPDGTRAEPDRPRKQLSSEGNVRFMNSVRLWDFIEEREQHSAPPLPSHNDDITELRELFMQMSGPSHEGPETPPTASQ
- the LOC113130587 gene encoding MKRN2 opposite strand protein isoform X1: MENTVIRLSHCQKEIFCFSVPDECPSCGKELRGSRLQEAPVSLPSPFNNGHKSSCCLLVAPAHNNLDREFDGTSDLHTGISNTKGVVYNYTRSGVCRDQSGWECCVSVPLVRPDTFHLLAQWDQYLDRFSDGPMWDPAWHRFDDDHHNCFTFCLCFINGVLAAEGRGSLSKDTFTHTFILPRMRRVSKYTTLYRHIQRYHYYMVDRQEDHQEDPPFTS